A window of Cohnella herbarum contains these coding sequences:
- the glyA gene encoding serine hydroxymethyltransferase — MENLRKQDPEIVKALNLELKRQQDNIELIASENIVSEAVLETMGTVLTNKYAEGYPGKRYYGGCEYVDIPEQIARDRAKELFGAEHANVQPHSGAQANLAVYLAVLKPGDTVLGMNLAHGGHLTHGNPANASGLLYNFVAYGVNDQTFTIDYDEVRKAAFKHRPRLIVAGASAYPRTIDFEKMGQIANDVGALFMVDMAHIAGLVAGGEHPSPVPHAHFVTTTTHKTLRGPRGGMILCRQPWAAAIDKAVFPGTQGGPLMHIIAAKAVALGEALQPSFKEYARNVVVNAKALAEALVSEGLNIVSGGTDNHLMLIDTRNLNITGKEAEHVLDSVAITVNKNAIPFDPTSPFITSGIRIGTPAITTRGMGPDAMKTIAQVIALTLKNTKDEATLEKARGIVADLTAKYPLYPTLGY; from the coding sequence TTGGAAAATTTGCGCAAACAAGACCCTGAGATCGTCAAAGCCCTTAATTTGGAATTGAAACGCCAGCAAGATAACATCGAACTGATCGCATCCGAGAATATCGTAAGCGAAGCGGTACTGGAAACAATGGGCACCGTGCTGACGAACAAATACGCGGAAGGTTATCCGGGCAAACGCTATTACGGCGGATGCGAATACGTGGATATTCCCGAGCAAATCGCCCGCGACCGCGCCAAGGAATTGTTCGGCGCCGAGCATGCCAACGTGCAGCCGCACTCCGGCGCGCAAGCGAACCTTGCCGTTTATCTTGCCGTTCTGAAGCCGGGCGATACCGTGCTCGGCATGAACCTTGCGCACGGCGGCCACTTAACGCACGGTAACCCCGCGAACGCCTCCGGTTTGCTTTACAACTTCGTAGCCTACGGAGTGAACGATCAAACGTTCACGATCGATTACGATGAAGTTCGCAAAGCCGCGTTCAAACACCGTCCTCGCTTGATCGTTGCGGGCGCGTCCGCGTATCCGCGCACGATCGATTTCGAGAAAATGGGACAAATCGCCAACGACGTGGGCGCGCTGTTCATGGTAGACATGGCCCATATCGCGGGTCTCGTTGCCGGCGGAGAACATCCGAGCCCGGTACCGCACGCGCATTTCGTCACGACGACAACGCACAAAACCCTTCGCGGTCCTCGCGGCGGTATGATCCTTTGCCGTCAACCGTGGGCGGCGGCGATCGATAAAGCCGTATTCCCGGGCACGCAAGGCGGTCCGCTTATGCATATCATCGCCGCTAAAGCGGTAGCCCTCGGCGAAGCTCTCCAGCCTTCGTTCAAGGAGTACGCGCGTAACGTGGTCGTAAACGCGAAAGCTCTGGCCGAGGCGCTTGTCTCCGAAGGCTTGAACATCGTATCCGGCGGTACGGACAATCACCTAATGCTGATCGACACGCGCAACCTGAACATTACGGGCAAAGAAGCCGAGCACGTGCTCGATTCCGTAGCGATCACGGTGAACAAGAACGCGATTCCGTTCGATCCGACCAGCCCGTTCATCACGAGCGGTATCCGCATCGGAACGCCGGCGATCACGACCCGCGGCATGGGGCCGGACGCGATGAAGACCATCGCTCAAGTCATCGCGTTGACGCTCAAGAACACGAAAGACGAAGCGACGCTCGAGAAAGCTCGCGGCATCGTAGCCGATCTTACGGCGAAGTATCCTTTGTACCCGACGCTAGGCTATTAA
- a CDS encoding TIGR01440 family protein encodes MAQDSRSITDQVEQLLVELVQTGGVRPGHVIVVGASTSEVQGHRIGSSGAESVAEQIYDGVQRVRNRFGFHVVWQCCEHLNRALVTERGIAEAQGWVEVSAIPVPKAGGSMAAHAYRQLDEPCLVEAVQVHAGIDIGETLIGMHLRPVAIPLRPAIRSIGQARVNMATTRPRLIGGARAVYSTVREDQANASPNDSSTTTCE; translated from the coding sequence ATGGCACAGGATTCTCGGTCCATCACCGATCAAGTCGAGCAACTGCTGGTCGAATTGGTACAGACGGGCGGAGTGCGTCCCGGTCACGTCATTGTGGTGGGAGCGAGCACGAGCGAAGTCCAAGGCCATCGAATCGGTTCCTCCGGCGCCGAGAGCGTGGCCGAGCAAATCTATGATGGCGTACAGCGGGTCCGGAATCGCTTCGGGTTCCACGTCGTCTGGCAATGCTGCGAGCATCTGAATCGGGCGCTAGTAACCGAACGCGGCATTGCGGAAGCGCAAGGCTGGGTCGAGGTATCGGCGATTCCCGTTCCGAAAGCCGGGGGCTCGATGGCCGCACATGCCTATCGTCAGCTCGACGAGCCTTGCCTTGTCGAAGCCGTACAGGTCCATGCCGGCATCGACATCGGCGAAACGCTGATCGGGATGCATCTTCGACCGGTCGCGATACCTTTAAGGCCGGCGATCCGTTCGATCGGGCAAGCGAGAGTCAATATGGCGACGACTCGTCCGAGATTAATCGGCGGAGCGCGCGCCGTCTATTCAACGGTGCGCGAGGATCAAGCGAACGCTTCGCCGAACGATTCTTCAACGACAACGTGCGAGTAA
- a CDS encoding low molecular weight protein arginine phosphatase, which translates to MNRVLIVCTGNTCRSPMAEAMLRDLAARSGKPLEIRSAGVATAEGLPISAHAAATLRKRNLALPGSSTVLTANEVLWANLILTMTAGHKRAILERFPEALSKTYTLKEYALRGDPIMDDVAEAERLYSEWQVRQALGQNLTPEERERLFELQRRIPGFDIADPFGGPLSLYEQCADEIEDVLMTLVDKWDREP; encoded by the coding sequence ATGAACCGCGTTTTGATCGTATGTACGGGTAATACTTGCCGAAGCCCGATGGCCGAAGCGATGCTCAGGGATTTAGCCGCCCGCAGCGGGAAACCTCTCGAAATCCGTTCGGCGGGCGTTGCCACGGCCGAAGGATTGCCGATTTCCGCTCACGCGGCCGCAACTTTGAGGAAAAGAAACTTGGCGTTGCCGGGATCGTCTACCGTGTTAACCGCGAACGAGGTGTTATGGGCGAATCTCATCTTAACGATGACGGCCGGGCATAAAAGGGCGATTCTGGAACGGTTTCCCGAAGCGTTATCCAAAACTTACACGTTGAAGGAATATGCACTGCGCGGAGATCCCATCATGGACGATGTAGCTGAAGCCGAGAGATTGTATTCGGAATGGCAAGTAAGACAAGCGTTGGGTCAGAATTTGACGCCCGAGGAGCGAGAGAGATTGTTCGAACTGCAACGCCGTATTCCGGGATTCGATATCGCGGATCCGTTCGGCGGGCCTTTGTCGTTATACGAGCAGTGCGCCGACGAGATCGAAGACGTACTGATGACGTTGGTCGATAAATGGGACAGGGAGCCTTAA
- a CDS encoding manganese efflux pump MntP, translating to MFDASASAGQLLTILVMAVALGMDAFSLGVGIGLKGVRLYDILKLSTIIAIFHVLMPLGGMITGQYVSGLLGGIATSVAGALLLLLGGHMVYSSLRGEAVDSIDHRTIWGMLVFSFSVSIDSFSVGISLGMFSTHVLLTVLMFGFFGGLMSVSGLMLGRRASRALGGYGEALGGVILFAFGLLFLI from the coding sequence ATGTTCGACGCGTCCGCGTCAGCCGGGCAATTGCTAACCATTCTCGTCATGGCGGTCGCCCTGGGCATGGATGCATTTTCTCTGGGAGTCGGGATCGGCTTGAAAGGCGTACGGCTTTACGATATTTTGAAACTAAGCACGATTATCGCCATCTTTCATGTGCTGATGCCTCTCGGCGGGATGATAACGGGACAATACGTGAGCGGCTTGCTCGGCGGAATCGCGACTTCCGTGGCAGGGGCGCTGCTTTTGCTGCTTGGAGGGCATATGGTATATAGCTCTCTTCGCGGGGAGGCCGTGGATTCGATCGATCATCGCACCATATGGGGGATGCTCGTATTTTCTTTTAGCGTTAGCATCGACTCCTTCTCCGTCGGAATATCGCTTGGGATGTTTTCCACGCACGTTCTGCTCACCGTTCTGATGTTCGGATTTTTCGGAGGACTTATGAGCGTATCGGGTTTAATGTTGGGGAGACGCGCAAGCCGTGCCTTGGGAGGATATGGAGAAGCGCTTGGCGGTGTCATTTTATTCGCTTTTGGGCTATTATTTCTAATATAA
- a CDS encoding L-threonylcarbamoyladenylate synthase — MKLKTIYWPAEQTRAGIIEAAAALAAGGVIAFPTETVYGLGGDARSTEAVERIFAAKGRPSDNPLIVHLARSEDVYELTDRLSEVEEALAQAFWPGPLTLVLPVRPGAVSPLVTAGLDTVAVRVPAHELARALIEKSGCPIAAPSANRSGRPSPTQARHVLEDLDGRIDGVLDGGATGVGLESTVVRVLDGKVHILRPGGITREQLISAVGSLADVLKPVEKSPEEIGSDNGADDEHAPRSPGVKYTHYAPKGEMLLVTGPQEKQLSIVQEKADEATKLGLRVAVLACSENASRYRAEAVFDCGSRNEPSQAAQSLYALLRECDERGLNFIVAEGYSEAGIGAALMNRLRKAAGGNELTIL; from the coding sequence ATGAAGCTAAAGACGATATATTGGCCCGCCGAGCAAACGCGGGCCGGAATAATAGAAGCCGCCGCGGCGCTTGCCGCTGGCGGCGTCATTGCTTTCCCGACGGAGACCGTTTATGGGCTCGGAGGGGATGCGCGGAGCACGGAAGCGGTGGAACGGATTTTCGCGGCCAAAGGCCGGCCGTCGGACAATCCGCTTATCGTGCATCTGGCGCGAAGCGAAGACGTATACGAGCTGACGGATAGGCTTAGCGAAGTGGAAGAAGCATTGGCCCAAGCCTTCTGGCCGGGGCCGCTGACGTTGGTGCTTCCCGTCCGACCGGGAGCCGTCTCCCCTCTCGTTACGGCAGGGTTGGATACGGTAGCCGTTCGGGTTCCCGCGCATGAACTCGCGAGAGCGCTCATCGAGAAGTCGGGTTGCCCGATCGCGGCGCCAAGCGCTAATCGCTCCGGCCGTCCAAGCCCGACGCAAGCGCGGCACGTCTTGGAAGATCTGGACGGACGAATCGACGGAGTGCTGGACGGAGGAGCTACCGGAGTAGGGTTAGAATCGACTGTCGTTCGGGTGCTGGACGGTAAAGTTCATATTCTTCGGCCGGGCGGCATTACGAGAGAGCAGTTGATATCCGCGGTAGGGTCGCTAGCGGACGTCTTGAAGCCGGTGGAAAAATCGCCCGAAGAGATTGGTTCGGATAACGGTGCCGATGACGAACATGCTCCCCGCTCTCCGGGAGTGAAATATACGCATTATGCGCCTAAAGGCGAAATGCTGCTCGTTACGGGGCCTCAAGAAAAGCAGTTGTCGATCGTCCAAGAGAAAGCCGACGAAGCGACGAAGCTCGGCCTTCGAGTAGCCGTTCTAGCCTGCTCGGAGAACGCATCCCGTTATCGGGCCGAAGCGGTGTTCGATTGCGGCTCCCGCAACGAACCCAGCCAAGCGGCGCAATCCTTGTACGCATTATTACGGGAATGCGACGAGCGCGGCCTGAATTTCATCGTCGCCGAAGGTTATTCCGAAGCCGGCATCGGCGCCGCTCTTATGAACCGTTTGCGCAAAGCCGCGGGTGGCAACGAACTAACGATCCTGTAA
- a CDS encoding stage II sporulation protein R has product MRISHHSYSTFFRQASKLIIILVALFLCLTGIVAQLASASSGDAIPEDAIRIRIIANSDKDSDQSVKNNVRDEVATFIESWGAMPSTHDEARDLINKNLPRIQRMVNDSLKEAGVSYGGKVVLAKVPFPEKTFKGSEYSAGDYEALRITLGKGEGRNWWCVLFPPLCLTAATASDDKASGAAEATAGKAANGDSDAEEPKAKFFLWEVLRKLFAFIASLFS; this is encoded by the coding sequence ATGCGTATTAGCCATCATTCCTATTCCACTTTTTTCCGTCAAGCCAGTAAATTAATTATTATTTTAGTTGCACTTTTCCTATGCTTGACCGGAATTGTCGCACAGTTGGCATCGGCCAGTTCGGGCGACGCGATTCCCGAAGACGCGATTCGCATTCGCATTATCGCCAATTCCGATAAAGATTCGGATCAATCCGTTAAAAATAACGTGAGGGACGAAGTGGCAACGTTCATCGAATCTTGGGGCGCGATGCCATCGACCCACGACGAAGCGAGAGATTTAATCAACAAAAATTTGCCGCGAATCCAGCGGATGGTGAACGATAGTTTGAAGGAAGCCGGAGTGTCATACGGCGGGAAGGTTGTTTTAGCAAAGGTTCCTTTTCCGGAAAAAACATTCAAAGGATCCGAATACTCGGCGGGCGATTACGAAGCGCTGCGAATTACTTTAGGCAAAGGCGAAGGAAGAAATTGGTGGTGCGTATTGTTTCCGCCGCTATGCTTGACGGCAGCGACCGCGAGCGACGACAAGGCGTCCGGAGCCGCAGAAGCGACCGCTGGCAAGGCGGCGAACGGAGACTCGGATGCGGAAGAGCCGAAGGCGAAGTTTTTCTTGTGGGAAGTCCTTCGGAAGCTGTTCGCGTTCATCGCCTCCTTGTTCTCGTAA
- the thrC gene encoding threonine synthase translates to MKIKCYDCGKESLETTYGNPCECGGLLEIVHDFSEADADKLKYVFQRRLSERMSTYASGVWRYKELIYPELAEEHIVTKREGNTGLYGSELIRQWLGIRTLWLKAQSENPSGSFKDNGMTVAISHGRSLGYKRFTCTSTGNTSSSLAMYAALAGCESVVLVPSEQVSANKVLQTMAYGAKVIEFDGTYDDGIRFYEQFGVELGLYICNSMNPFRIEGQKSIVFEIAQSLNWELPDWILIPGGALSNVTALGKGLLDLHSLGLIDRIPRVALIQAEGASPFHEMMIHGRRELIPVNRPSTIASAMNIGHPPSWRKAREFLKEHKGVTCSVTDEEIMEAKVLIDRSGIGCEPASASTLAGLRKLMAGGTISKDESAVCILTGNLLKDTDVLRKHHFGGGPGQADPHRVAIARLSLETVMSRL, encoded by the coding sequence ATGAAGATCAAATGTTATGACTGCGGCAAGGAATCGCTGGAAACGACTTATGGCAACCCCTGCGAGTGCGGAGGGTTGCTCGAGATCGTTCATGATTTCTCCGAAGCGGACGCGGATAAATTGAAGTACGTTTTTCAACGGAGACTATCTGAACGGATGAGTACATACGCTAGCGGCGTATGGCGTTACAAGGAGCTCATCTATCCGGAACTGGCGGAAGAACATATCGTTACGAAACGGGAAGGAAATACGGGGTTGTACGGCTCGGAGCTCATCCGGCAATGGCTGGGCATTCGAACGCTATGGCTTAAGGCGCAGAGCGAAAATCCGAGCGGCTCGTTCAAGGATAACGGAATGACGGTCGCGATTTCCCACGGGCGCTCTCTCGGATACAAGCGCTTTACGTGCACCTCGACGGGAAACACCTCTTCATCGTTAGCGATGTACGCTGCGCTAGCCGGTTGCGAATCGGTCGTGCTCGTCCCGTCGGAACAAGTCTCGGCCAATAAAGTGCTTCAGACGATGGCGTACGGAGCGAAGGTCATCGAGTTCGATGGAACCTACGATGACGGCATTCGTTTTTACGAGCAATTCGGCGTGGAGCTTGGCCTGTATATTTGCAATTCGATGAATCCTTTTCGGATCGAAGGGCAGAAAAGCATCGTATTCGAGATCGCGCAGAGCTTGAACTGGGAGCTGCCGGATTGGATACTGATTCCCGGAGGAGCGCTGAGCAACGTTACCGCTTTGGGCAAGGGGTTGCTTGATCTTCATTCGCTCGGACTGATCGATAGAATACCGAGAGTCGCGTTAATCCAGGCAGAGGGGGCGAGTCCTTTTCACGAAATGATGATTCATGGACGGCGGGAGCTAATACCGGTTAATCGACCGTCTACGATCGCTTCGGCGATGAATATCGGCCATCCTCCAAGTTGGAGAAAAGCCCGGGAATTCCTGAAGGAGCATAAAGGCGTGACTTGTTCCGTAACGGATGAAGAAATTATGGAGGCCAAGGTATTGATCGATAGGAGCGGAATCGGTTGCGAGCCGGCATCTGCGTCGACGTTGGCGGGATTGCGGAAGCTGATGGCGGGAGGGACGATCTCCAAGGATGAATCCGCCGTATGTATTCTCACGGGCAATCTGCTGAAGGATACCGATGTTCTGCGGAAGCATCATTTCGGAGGAGGTCCCGGTCAGGCCGATCCCCATCGCGTCGCAATCGCGCGGCTGTCCCTCGAAACGGTTATGAGCCGACTCTAG
- a CDS encoding LysR family transcriptional regulator: MLNLHALRLFHHVAELGSVTKAAELLKISQPAVTSQIKKLERELGLPLFSPLGRGILLTDAGMTLAQESARLFALEKHIEQSIEDYRAGYAGRLRVAATYLPANFLLPRGIAGFKRKFPDVDIQFTTTSSLNATDHLLRYEADIAFIGGLRNSHPSLEKTHWYEDEMWFVVHKDHKLASSEAVLAEVVKEPFVYREQGSYSREQLLSLCRVQRLNAPTVGLQMNGFSELIRVVSEGYGVAFLSALEAREEVERGNLRRIYVQDAVMNNPVFLCHRKEPLPPHALRFLETIPRNNSG, encoded by the coding sequence ATGCTGAATCTGCACGCGTTGCGTTTATTCCACCATGTCGCCGAGCTTGGCAGCGTTACGAAAGCGGCCGAGCTGCTCAAGATTAGCCAACCGGCCGTCACCTCGCAAATCAAGAAGCTGGAGCGCGAGCTCGGACTTCCGCTATTTTCTCCCCTCGGCAGGGGAATTCTGCTTACCGATGCAGGCATGACGCTTGCGCAAGAGTCTGCGAGGTTATTCGCCTTGGAGAAACATATCGAACAATCGATCGAGGACTATAGAGCGGGTTACGCCGGCCGGCTGCGGGTAGCCGCCACTTATTTGCCCGCCAACTTTCTTCTGCCCCGAGGGATTGCGGGTTTCAAACGAAAATTTCCCGACGTGGATATCCAATTCACGACGACGAGCTCGTTAAACGCAACCGACCACCTCCTGCGTTATGAAGCCGATATCGCCTTTATCGGAGGCCTTCGGAATTCTCACCCTTCGCTCGAGAAAACGCACTGGTACGAGGATGAAATGTGGTTCGTCGTTCATAAGGATCATAAGCTGGCCTCATCGGAAGCCGTTTTGGCGGAGGTCGTTAAGGAGCCTTTCGTATACCGAGAACAAGGCAGCTATTCCAGAGAGCAGTTACTGTCCCTGTGCAGAGTTCAGCGATTAAACGCACCGACCGTCGGATTGCAAATGAACGGCTTTAGCGAACTCATCCGCGTCGTATCGGAGGGGTACGGAGTCGCATTCTTGTCCGCGCTAGAAGCCAGAGAAGAGGTCGAACGAGGAAATTTGCGCAGAATTTACGTCCAGGACGCGGTAATGAATAATCCCGTTTTCCTTTGCCATCGAAAAGAACCCTTGCCGCCGCACGCCCTTCGATTCCTAGAGACGATCCCTCGCAATAACTCTGGATAG
- the prmC gene encoding peptide chain release factor N(5)-glutamine methyltransferase, translating to MSIERNPSILTLGEARRRGSEQLRQAGVEEADADAELLLLYLLDISKAALLRDWRDPFPEGKADAWNELLNRREKGIPVQYLVGEQFFYGRAFEVSEAVLIPRPETELLAEAVLQLADRLWREAATVPTVLDVGTGSGSLAVTLAAERPRWKLIASDLSPDALKMAKRNAERLEVASRIRFVQGDLLSPFLNGEEYPRIDVLVSNPPYIPSSDISGLQREVRDHEPRLALDGGEDGLNPYRIMASQLTRLAQLPRIVAWEVGAGQAADVAELLRAAANWDDVRFVQDYAGIDRHVIAVK from the coding sequence GTGAGTATAGAACGCAATCCGTCGATTCTAACGTTGGGCGAGGCCCGACGTCGGGGCTCGGAACAATTACGGCAAGCCGGAGTCGAAGAAGCGGACGCTGACGCGGAGCTTCTTCTTCTTTATTTGCTCGACATTAGCAAAGCGGCGTTGCTGCGGGACTGGAGGGATCCCTTCCCGGAAGGGAAAGCGGATGCTTGGAATGAACTGTTGAACCGGAGAGAAAAAGGGATTCCCGTTCAATATTTAGTCGGAGAACAGTTTTTCTACGGTAGGGCGTTCGAGGTTTCGGAAGCGGTGCTTATCCCTCGGCCGGAGACGGAGCTGCTCGCCGAAGCGGTACTTCAGCTTGCGGATCGATTGTGGCGGGAAGCGGCTACAGTCCCGACCGTTCTTGATGTGGGAACGGGCAGCGGTAGCCTTGCCGTGACCTTGGCGGCGGAGCGTCCGCGCTGGAAGCTGATCGCCTCTGATCTATCGCCTGATGCTCTGAAGATGGCGAAGCGCAACGCGGAACGGTTAGAAGTAGCTTCCCGGATTCGTTTCGTTCAAGGGGATCTGTTATCCCCCTTCTTGAACGGGGAGGAGTACCCGCGCATCGACGTACTTGTATCCAACCCCCCTTATATCCCGTCTTCGGATATCTCGGGATTGCAACGAGAGGTTCGCGATCACGAACCTAGGCTCGCGTTGGACGGCGGCGAAGATGGATTAAATCCTTATCGGATAATGGCAAGCCAGTTGACGCGATTAGCCCAGCTTCCGAGAATCGTAGCTTGGGAAGTCGGGGCGGGGCAGGCTGCCGATGTGGCGGAGTTGCTCCGGGCCGCGGCGAATTGGGACGACGTTCGTTTCGTCCAAGACTACGCGGGTATCGATAGACATGTGATCGCCGTTAAATAA
- the prfA gene encoding peptide chain release factor 1: MLDRLQILADRYEKLNELLSDPDVVNDSTRLRTYAKEQSGLEEAYRAYEEYKQVLTQLQDAKAMQEDKLDDEMREMVKLEIEELDVRRTELEERVRFLLLPKDPNDGKDIIVEIRGAAGGEEANLFAAELYRMYAKFADSQGWRTEMLESSVSDLGGFKEVIFTVSGSDAYRKMKYESGAHRVQRVPETESGGRIHTSTSTVVVMPEAEEVDIVIHDKDIRVDTFCSSGAGGQSVNTTKSAVRVTHVPTGIVATCQDGKSQNDNKDKALQVLRTRIMDVRRQEEEEKYSGERREKIGTGDRSERIRTYNFPQSRVTDHRIGLTLHRLDYVLNGDMEEIVQALTLAEQAEILEREQMR, translated from the coding sequence GTGTTAGACCGTCTGCAAATTCTTGCGGATCGATACGAGAAGCTTAACGAATTGCTTAGCGATCCGGACGTAGTAAACGACTCGACGCGTTTGCGCACCTATGCCAAGGAGCAATCCGGGCTGGAGGAAGCTTACCGCGCTTATGAAGAATACAAGCAAGTGCTTACGCAACTGCAGGACGCGAAAGCGATGCAGGAGGATAAGCTGGACGACGAAATGCGCGAGATGGTGAAGCTGGAGATCGAAGAGCTCGATGTTCGCCGTACCGAATTGGAAGAGCGGGTCCGTTTTCTTCTGTTGCCTAAGGATCCGAACGACGGGAAAGATATCATCGTCGAAATCCGCGGAGCGGCCGGCGGGGAAGAGGCGAATCTATTCGCTGCCGAACTATACCGGATGTATGCGAAGTTCGCGGATAGCCAAGGCTGGAGAACGGAAATGCTGGAATCCAGCGTAAGCGATCTCGGCGGGTTTAAAGAGGTTATTTTCACGGTCAGCGGATCGGATGCCTATCGCAAAATGAAATACGAAAGCGGAGCTCATCGCGTTCAACGGGTTCCGGAGACGGAATCCGGCGGACGTATTCATACTTCGACTTCTACCGTCGTTGTCATGCCGGAAGCCGAAGAGGTGGATATCGTCATTCACGACAAAGATATTCGCGTGGACACGTTCTGTTCAAGCGGAGCGGGCGGCCAATCGGTTAATACGACGAAGTCCGCGGTTCGCGTCACGCACGTGCCTACGGGAATCGTAGCGACTTGCCAGGACGGCAAATCGCAAAACGATAACAAGGACAAGGCGCTGCAAGTGTTGCGAACGCGCATCATGGATGTTAGGCGGCAAGAGGAAGAAGAGAAATACTCCGGCGAGCGTCGCGAGAAGATCGGGACGGGTGATCGGAGCGAGCGGATTCGCACTTACAATTTCCCGCAAAGCCGCGTGACCGATCATCGGATAGGTTTGACGCTGCACCGTCTGGATTACGTGCTCAACGGGGACATGGAAGAGATCGTTCAAGCGTTGACGCTTGCTGAGCAAGCCGAAATCCTCGAGCGGGAACAGATGAGGTAA
- a CDS encoding stalk domain-containing protein has translation MQKKKLLILVTAVGLLGTSAAVGASGLVSKVTGVLHKEIAVSVDGTDTNLHPVYIDGKAYLPAREVAGAMGFNLNWNSKGKEIEIISKEEQAVEYARMLGVVVSVTPKDKEGEYRLELLGYGDQRWMILNVDKETELTDGDGKIFAAKDLKAGTRLMAEFGPVMAMSFPGQSQAHKIIVNGESLVKEDVVQSIENTADGWQVTFGEKKDGKIVPTLVLNAGKETSVMTGQGESVAFASLKAGDKVRAYYGPIMTKSIPPQSPLHMLVVLSETEQLAPAEIQEYRELAWKNVPESQVSHLTTKKDDASVSIIDSANAAIMTGTDAQKKRLEEIKAVNGKLIEVKYSTDQDALLGPLILAFDPETKQLMGFFIRK, from the coding sequence ATGCAAAAGAAAAAATTGTTGATTCTCGTTACTGCCGTCGGGCTGCTCGGAACGAGCGCGGCCGTCGGCGCAAGCGGGTTGGTTAGCAAGGTTACCGGGGTATTGCATAAAGAGATCGCCGTTTCCGTGGACGGAACCGATACGAATTTGCATCCTGTCTATATCGATGGCAAAGCGTATCTGCCGGCTCGCGAAGTAGCGGGAGCTATGGGTTTCAACTTGAATTGGAACTCCAAAGGCAAGGAAATCGAAATTATTTCGAAGGAAGAGCAAGCCGTGGAATATGCCAGGATGTTGGGCGTTGTCGTCAGCGTTACTCCTAAGGATAAGGAAGGAGAGTACCGCCTCGAGTTGCTCGGATATGGCGATCAGAGGTGGATGATCCTTAATGTCGACAAGGAAACGGAACTAACGGACGGAGACGGTAAAATCTTCGCGGCTAAAGATCTGAAAGCCGGCACGCGGTTGATGGCGGAGTTCGGTCCGGTCATGGCCATGAGTTTCCCCGGCCAATCCCAAGCGCATAAGATTATCGTGAACGGCGAATCGCTCGTGAAGGAAGACGTCGTTCAGTCGATCGAAAATACGGCCGACGGCTGGCAAGTGACGTTCGGAGAAAAGAAAGACGGGAAAATCGTTCCGACGCTTGTGTTGAATGCAGGCAAGGAAACTAGCGTAATGACGGGGCAAGGCGAGTCGGTTGCTTTCGCTAGCCTGAAAGCGGGAGACAAGGTCCGCGCTTACTACGGACCGATCATGACGAAGAGCATTCCTCCTCAGAGCCCGTTGCATATGCTGGTCGTCTTGTCCGAGACGGAGCAGCTAGCTCCCGCCGAGATCCAAGAATACCGCGAGCTTGCATGGAAGAACGTGCCTGAAAGCCAGGTATCCCATCTGACGACGAAGAAGGACGATGCAAGCGTATCGATCATCGATTCGGCCAATGCGGCGATCATGACAGGTACTGACGCGCAGAAGAAAAGGCTGGAAGAGATCAAAGCCGTTAACGGCAAGCTGATCGAAGTGAAATACAGCACGGATCAGGATGCGTTGCTGGGACCCCTTATTCTCGCTTTCGATCCCGAAACGAAACAACTGATGGGCTTTTTCATTAGAAAATAA